The window ACCCTGACATTGGCGGGCTTGGCGCCCAGCAGCTGCTCGATCGACAGATTCAGGGCGCGGCTCAGGGCCAGGATGGTGGAAAACGACGGGTTCTTGATCGCGCCCTGCTCGATTTTAGCCAGGGTAGAGTAGGCTAAACCCGCCCTGTCACTCAGATCATCC of the Candidatus Saccharimonadales bacterium genome contains:
- a CDS encoding helix-turn-helix transcriptional regulator, which gives rise to MDNLQLGLAIKSAREAAKLTQDDLSDRAGLAYSTLAKIEQGAIKNPSFSTILALSRALNLSIEQLLGAKPANVRV